The proteins below are encoded in one region of Engystomops pustulosus chromosome 8, aEngPut4.maternal, whole genome shotgun sequence:
- the PRKAG3 gene encoding 5'-AMP-activated protein kinase subunit gamma-3 isoform X2, whose amino-acid sequence MEFMMKHRCYDAIPTSCKLVVFDTSLQIKKAFLALVANGVRAAPLWDSKQHCFVGMLTITDFINILHRYYKAPMVQIYELEEHKIETWREVYLQSSFKPLIHIAPGDSLFHAVYSLIKNKIHRLPVLEPVSGNILHILTHKRLLKFLHIFGGTIPRPRFLQRTMQELGIGTFRDVAIVLDTSTVYSALEIFVERRVSALPVVNEAGQVVGLYSRFDVIHLAAQKLYNNLDITVGEALRLRSLCLEGVLMCYPYETVEVVIDRIVREQVHRLVLVDEDHRPRGIVSLSDILQALVLTPAGLDRNSL is encoded by the exons ATTAAGAAAGCCTTCCTGGCCCTGGTGGCGAACGGTGTGCGTGCGGCGCCTCTGTGGGACAGTAAGCAGCACTGCTTTGTGG GAATGCTGACCATCACCGACTTCATCAACatcctgcacagatactacaagGCTCCCATG GTGCAGATTTATGAGCTGGAGGAGCATAAGATAGAAACGTGGAGAG AGGTTTACCTGCAGAGCTCCTTCAAGCCCCTGATCCACATCGCCCCCGGTGACAG TCTCTTCCATGCCGTCTATTCTCTCATCAAGAACAAGATCCATCGCTTACCAGTCCTGGAGCCCGTGTCCGGCAACATCCTGCACATCCTGACACACAAGCGGCTGCTCAAATTCCTGCACATATTT GGGGGAACCATTCCAAGGCCGCGCTTCCTGCAGAGGACCATGCAGGAGCTGGGGATCGGCACCTTTAGAGATGTGGCCATTGTCCTGGATACATCCACAGTTTACAGCGCGCTGGAGATCTTTGTGGAGAGGAGAGTGTCAGCGCTTCCCGTGGTGAATGAGGCCG GGCAGGTGGTCGGGCTATATTCCCGTTTTGATGTTATA CATCTAGCAGCGCAGAAGTTGTATAATAATCTGGATATAACAGTGGGGGAGGCTCTGCGGCTGCGCTCCCTGTGCCTGGAGGGCGTTCTTATGTGTTACCCCTATGAAACAGTGGAGGTTGTGATTGACCGTATAGTACGAGAACAG GTTCATCGCTTGGTCTTGGTGGATGAAGATCATCGGCCTCGTGGGATTGTGTCGCTCTCTGACATCCTACAAGCCCTGGTTTTAACCCCCGCAG GTCTAGACCGCAATTCCTTGTGA